From a region of the Paraburkholderia caribensis genome:
- a CDS encoding winged helix-turn-helix transcriptional regulator, protein MRIACFTFSDVLFKQISEAFEQNGTSCTRFTDELSLIRFLQRDSAALVIFDATQSQIPALATLKWRSCHFRTDLPVMMIGRSWDSEAVIEALDAGVDEVVIGTANVEEIMARARRSISRCRGSRVVDRLTVAGYTIDRTARTVSFGERCVALTARELSLAWLLLMNAGSLMSREQLANAVWGKDADLAGRSLEQHIYKLRSKLALDGRDESPLKTVYSLGYVFVARHDETLDSRQPMAA, encoded by the coding sequence ATGCGAATTGCCTGTTTCACTTTCAGCGACGTGCTGTTCAAACAGATCAGTGAAGCGTTCGAACAGAACGGCACATCCTGCACGCGTTTCACCGACGAGCTTTCGCTGATCCGCTTCCTGCAACGCGATTCGGCGGCGCTCGTCATCTTCGATGCAACCCAGAGCCAGATTCCCGCGCTCGCGACACTGAAGTGGCGCAGTTGCCATTTCCGCACCGATCTGCCTGTGATGATGATCGGCCGTTCGTGGGACAGCGAAGCCGTGATCGAGGCGCTCGACGCGGGCGTCGATGAAGTCGTGATCGGCACGGCGAACGTCGAAGAAATCATGGCGCGCGCGCGGCGCTCGATTTCGCGTTGCCGTGGCTCGCGCGTCGTCGACCGGTTGACGGTGGCGGGTTACACGATCGACCGGACCGCGCGCACGGTGAGCTTCGGCGAGCGTTGCGTAGCGCTGACCGCGCGCGAACTGAGCCTCGCATGGCTGCTGCTGATGAACGCAGGCTCGCTGATGAGCCGCGAGCAGCTCGCCAACGCCGTGTGGGGCAAGGACGCCGACCTCGCGGGCCGCTCGCTCGAACAGCACATCTACAAGCTGCGCTCGAAGCTCGCGCTCGATGGCCGCGACGAGTCGCCGCTGAAAACGGTCTACTCGCTCGGCTATGTGTTCGTCGCACGGCATGACGAGACGCTCGACAGTCGACAGCCGATGGCCGCGTGA
- a CDS encoding phage tail tip lysozyme has translation MNTLSLLNGVGGVSGLSPVAGVQGDGASRDASVANLLSDIAKLIDGGGAGQSTGQGAGTAGASAAGDSGLSQFFADLAAMLRDPDGTGAQGGAGGAPSGGYENFAAMPGSGTAGIGNGGAGNTVASNTAASNTESPNGAPASTSAPPPTSTASTGAAPEGLSTAPQTQALSPAQSKQTADAYVSNLQKDFGLTKDQAAGIVANLWHESGGMNSGINQGGKIGAPGSNMADDNANGYGIAQWGGTRKQGLLDYARQHNLDPSSEAANYGFLKQELQTSQAGAIAAVKGTNSAQAATQAFCNAFEQPSDPQMASRLGYLNQILA, from the coding sequence ATGAACACTCTTTCTCTTCTCAACGGCGTGGGTGGTGTGTCGGGGCTGTCGCCCGTCGCGGGCGTGCAGGGCGATGGCGCGTCTCGGGACGCATCGGTTGCGAATCTGCTGAGCGATATCGCGAAGCTGATCGACGGCGGCGGAGCGGGGCAGAGCACGGGACAAGGTGCGGGGACGGCGGGCGCATCGGCGGCCGGCGATAGCGGTCTGTCGCAGTTCTTCGCCGACCTCGCGGCCATGCTGCGCGACCCTGACGGCACGGGCGCGCAAGGCGGGGCGGGCGGCGCGCCGTCTGGCGGCTACGAAAATTTCGCGGCGATGCCCGGCAGCGGTACGGCGGGCATCGGCAATGGCGGTGCAGGCAATACGGTCGCAAGCAATACCGCCGCAAGCAATACCGAAAGCCCGAACGGCGCGCCCGCTTCCACGTCCGCACCGCCTCCGACGAGCACTGCATCGACAGGCGCCGCACCCGAAGGACTCAGCACCGCGCCGCAAACCCAAGCCTTGTCGCCTGCGCAAAGCAAGCAGACCGCCGACGCCTACGTCAGCAATCTGCAAAAGGACTTCGGGCTTACGAAGGATCAGGCGGCGGGCATTGTCGCGAACCTGTGGCACGAGAGCGGCGGCATGAACTCGGGCATCAACCAGGGCGGCAAGATCGGCGCGCCGGGTTCGAACATGGCCGACGACAACGCGAACGGATACGGCATCGCGCAATGGGGCGGTACGCGCAAGCAAGGTCTGCTCGACTACGCGCGCCAGCACAACCTCGATCCATCGAGCGAGGCCGCGAACTACGGCTTTCTGAAACAGGAGTTGCAGACCTCGCAGGCGGGCGCGATTGCGGCCGTCAAGGGCACGAATAGCGCACAGGCCGCGACGCAGGCCTTCTGCAACGCCTTCGAGCAGCCGTCCGATCCGCAGATGGCATCGCGTCTCGGGTATCTGAACCAGATTCTTGCGTAA
- a CDS encoding lytic transglycosylase domain-containing protein produces MNRRALRLAGALLGASMSLATPAARADCFDDAAAWQRLNPLILRAIAWQESHNNADATHTNANGSTDYGVMQINSIHLPELERYGIRRDALMVPCKNVYIAAWHLRKQVVRYGNTWTAVGAYHSSTPALRDDYARRIAAIIERWRRDPAHAIPVTAASLAAR; encoded by the coding sequence ATGAACCGCCGCGCATTGCGTCTCGCTGGCGCGCTGCTGGGCGCGTCGATGTCGCTTGCGACGCCGGCAGCCCGCGCCGACTGCTTCGACGATGCCGCCGCCTGGCAACGTCTGAATCCGCTGATCTTGCGCGCGATCGCGTGGCAGGAATCGCACAACAACGCCGACGCGACGCATACAAACGCCAACGGCTCGACCGACTACGGCGTGATGCAGATCAACTCGATCCATCTGCCGGAGCTGGAGCGATACGGCATCCGGCGCGACGCGCTGATGGTGCCGTGCAAGAACGTCTATATCGCTGCGTGGCATCTGCGCAAACAGGTGGTGCGCTACGGCAACACGTGGACGGCCGTGGGCGCCTATCATTCGTCGACGCCTGCGCTGCGCGACGACTACGCGCGCCGCATTGCCGCAATCATCGAACGCTGGCGGCGCGATCCTGCGCATGCGATCCCGGTGACGGCGGCCTCGCTGGCCGCGCGTTGA
- a CDS encoding HrpB1 family type III secretion system apparatus protein, which produces MSNLQCSPSVLNAMMSVFSGGMRIGAMPELHDVLGALRAWQPDSPLADVCEARLLINQTQWREAASLLRHVTSRHANLPVVSALYALCLFMQHDDEWRRAATDTVDTGNDTAIAIVARFLNVPNDEAASVHGPELSMRVLAAIETNRAVEHS; this is translated from the coding sequence ATGTCGAATCTTCAATGCAGTCCATCCGTGCTCAACGCGATGATGTCGGTGTTTTCAGGCGGCATGCGCATCGGCGCCATGCCGGAGTTGCATGACGTGCTCGGCGCGTTGCGTGCGTGGCAGCCGGACAGCCCGCTGGCCGACGTGTGCGAGGCGCGTCTGCTGATCAACCAGACGCAATGGCGCGAAGCCGCGAGCCTTTTGCGCCACGTGACGAGCCGTCACGCGAATCTGCCCGTCGTGTCGGCGCTATATGCGCTGTGTCTTTTCATGCAGCACGACGACGAGTGGCGGCGCGCCGCGACGGACACCGTCGATACGGGCAACGACACGGCTATCGCCATCGTCGCGCGGTTCCTGAACGTGCCCAATGACGAGGCTGCGAGCGTTCATGGTCCGGAACTGTCGATGCGCGTGCTTGCTGCAATCGAGACGAATCGCGCGGTGGAGCACAGTTGA
- a CDS encoding mandelate racemase/muconate lactonizing enzyme family protein produces the protein MRIVEIREKTVPISSPIRNAYIDFSKMTLSLVAVVTDVIRDGKPVVGYGFNSNGRYGQGKLMRERFIPRILEADPATLVDDTGGNLDPHKIWATMFTNEKPGGHGERSVAIGTIDMAIWDAVAKIEGKPLFQLLADRYGDGQPNRKIFVYAAGGYYYPGQDHEKLKDEMRSYIDRGYTVVKKKIGGASLDEDLRRIDSILSVLQDGQKLAVDANGRFDLDTAIQYAKALSQYDLFWYEEPGDPLDFELQATLRNYYDKPMATGEDLFSMQDARNLIRYGGMRPDRDWLQFDCALSYGLVEYLRTLDMLHQHGWSPSRCIPHGGHQMSLNIAAGLGLGGNESYPDLFQPYGGFPDGVRVEGGYITMPDLPGIGFEGKADLFAEMQKLSA, from the coding sequence ATGAGAATCGTTGAAATCCGCGAAAAGACCGTTCCGATCAGTTCTCCGATCCGGAATGCCTATATTGACTTCAGCAAGATGACGCTGAGTCTCGTCGCCGTGGTGACGGACGTCATCCGGGACGGAAAGCCGGTTGTTGGGTACGGCTTCAATTCCAACGGTCGCTACGGCCAGGGCAAGCTGATGCGCGAGCGTTTCATTCCGCGCATTCTCGAAGCCGATCCCGCCACGCTCGTCGACGATACGGGCGGCAACCTCGATCCGCACAAGATCTGGGCGACGATGTTCACGAACGAAAAGCCGGGTGGCCACGGCGAGCGTTCGGTCGCCATCGGCACGATCGACATGGCGATCTGGGATGCGGTGGCCAAGATCGAAGGCAAGCCGCTGTTCCAGTTGCTGGCGGACCGTTACGGCGATGGCCAGCCCAATCGCAAGATCTTCGTGTATGCCGCGGGCGGTTACTACTACCCGGGCCAGGACCACGAAAAGCTGAAAGACGAGATGCGCAGCTACATCGACCGTGGCTATACGGTGGTGAAGAAGAAGATCGGCGGCGCTTCGCTCGACGAAGATCTGCGCCGTATCGACTCGATCCTGAGCGTGCTGCAGGACGGCCAGAAGCTCGCCGTCGATGCCAACGGCCGCTTCGATCTCGACACCGCTATCCAGTACGCGAAGGCACTGTCGCAATACGACCTGTTCTGGTACGAAGAACCCGGCGATCCGCTCGACTTCGAATTGCAAGCCACGCTGCGCAATTACTACGACAAGCCGATGGCGACAGGCGAAGACCTGTTCTCGATGCAGGACGCCCGCAACCTGATCCGTTACGGCGGCATGCGCCCCGACCGCGACTGGCTGCAGTTCGACTGCGCACTCAGCTATGGCCTCGTCGAATACCTGCGCACGCTCGACATGCTGCATCAGCACGGCTGGTCGCCGAGCCGCTGCATTCCGCACGGCGGACACCAGATGTCGCTGAACATCGCGGCGGGCCTTGGTCTCGGCGGCAACGAATCCTATCCGGACCTGTTCCAGCCGTACGGCGGTTTCCCCGATGGCGTGAGGGTGGAAGGCGGCTATATCACCATGCCCGATCTGCCCGGTATCGGTTTCGAAGGGAAAGCCGATCTCTTCGCCGAGATGCAAAAGCTGTCGGCATAA
- a CDS encoding LysR family transcriptional regulator encodes MATDPASDFEFFILIARLKSLSGAARALDLTPPAATKRLGLIEQRLGARLVNRTTRSVSLTPEGETYLRYATQIVAQVRQMEDDISGSRSDPHGLLRINATLGFGRTTIAPLVSDFAKRFPNVEIQFEVTDRPIDLVEEAFDMAIRFGELPDSRLSARRIMSNRRFLCASPRYLERFGTPERVEDLVQHRCIIHRQNDDAYGVWRYMQGDRTEALKVKGALSSNDGDIVLRWALDGHGILIRSEWDLAKYVQSGRLKLVLPETVLPSADLFVYYPSQRNQTARARAFIDFLIDHFQAPFIPVETGAAIYARKKRGGRKA; translated from the coding sequence GTGGCGACCGACCCGGCTTCCGATTTCGAGTTTTTCATCCTCATCGCCAGGCTGAAAAGCCTGTCGGGCGCGGCGCGTGCGCTCGATCTCACGCCGCCGGCGGCGACCAAGCGGCTGGGGCTGATCGAACAGAGACTGGGCGCGCGCCTCGTCAACCGGACCACACGCAGTGTCAGCCTCACGCCGGAAGGCGAGACCTACCTGCGCTACGCGACGCAGATCGTCGCGCAAGTCCGGCAGATGGAAGACGACATATCCGGGTCCCGGTCCGACCCGCATGGGCTATTACGGATCAACGCGACGCTCGGCTTCGGGCGCACGACGATCGCGCCGCTCGTGTCCGACTTCGCCAAACGGTTTCCCAATGTCGAGATCCAGTTCGAAGTGACCGACCGGCCCATCGATCTCGTCGAGGAAGCATTCGACATGGCGATCCGCTTCGGCGAACTACCCGACAGCCGGCTTAGCGCACGGCGCATCATGAGCAATCGGCGCTTTCTCTGCGCCTCACCCAGATATCTCGAACGTTTCGGCACACCGGAGCGCGTGGAAGATCTGGTTCAGCACCGTTGCATCATTCATCGACAGAACGACGATGCGTATGGCGTCTGGCGGTACATGCAGGGCGACCGCACGGAAGCGCTGAAAGTCAAGGGCGCGCTGTCGAGCAACGACGGCGATATCGTGCTGCGATGGGCGCTCGATGGACATGGGATATTGATTCGTTCCGAATGGGATCTGGCGAAGTACGTTCAGAGCGGCAGGTTGAAACTGGTTCTGCCGGAAACGGTATTGCCGTCGGCGGATCTGTTTGTCTACTATCCCAGCCAGCGGAACCAGACTGCGCGCGCACGGGCATTTATCGATTTTCTGATCGATCATTTTCAGGCGCCATTCATTCCGGTTGAAACGGGGGCTGCGATTTATGCCCGGAAGAAGCGAGGGGGACGAAAGGCGTGA
- a CDS encoding toll/interleukin-1 receptor domain-containing protein, with product MDRVEKSVFISYRRTHAPRALAVFQNLTQHGYDVFFDYQGIASGDFETVILENIRARAHFLILLTPSALERCDGADDWLRREIEVALNNRRNIAPLMLEGFDFGTPAIANHLTGKIDALRRYNALRLPMEYFFEAMSRLRDRHLNVPLTAAIHPASMTAQKAAKKDQASAATAVAVDGNELTAQQWFEQGFNATDPNEKVRCYSEVIRRLL from the coding sequence ATGGATCGGGTCGAGAAATCCGTTTTCATCAGCTATCGCCGCACTCATGCGCCGCGGGCATTGGCTGTTTTTCAGAACCTGACGCAGCACGGATATGACGTATTTTTCGACTATCAGGGCATTGCTAGTGGCGACTTCGAGACTGTCATCCTCGAAAACATCAGAGCCCGCGCGCACTTCCTGATTCTGCTCACGCCTTCTGCCCTGGAGCGCTGTGATGGGGCCGATGACTGGTTGCGCCGTGAAATCGAAGTCGCCCTGAACAATCGACGCAACATCGCGCCGCTGATGCTGGAGGGTTTCGATTTCGGCACCCCGGCGATTGCAAACCACCTAACTGGCAAGATCGACGCGCTTAGGCGCTACAACGCGCTGCGCCTACCAATGGAGTATTTCTTCGAAGCCATGAGCCGCCTGCGCGACAGACACTTGAACGTGCCGCTGACGGCTGCGATTCACCCTGCCTCAATGACCGCGCAAAAGGCCGCGAAAAAAGATCAGGCGTCGGCTGCCACGGCTGTCGCGGTGGATGGGAACGAACTTACGGCGCAACAATGGTTCGAACAGGGCTTCAACGCGACGGATCCGAACGAGAAGGTGCGCTGCTATAGCGAAGTTATTCGTCGTCTGCTGTGA
- a CDS encoding T6SS phospholipase effector Tle1-like catalytic domain-containing protein, with the protein MLDDTQLTPMAGLRPLSLEERRQRAAAMACLDPSKKPGTPDCSQTVWISVFFDGTGNNRFNDTPKLKHSNVARLFLTHPESDDELGKYAIYVPGLGTPYPEIGEHGYSTMGLGVASGGDARLARARADFDKLVAKAKARAKNPTQPIRMINLALFGFSRGAALARAFAIQVAKDCRQGAGGWTYQGHPIRLYFMGLFDTVASAGVPAGAKTYDHSPLVRIGTYVISPLAGIGLSFTNKDGHYEWAKDLRIPAMVEQCVHYVAAHEVRDSFPLDSVRDGKHYPANVHEVVYPGVHSDVGGGYAPGEQTRALKDEDKLSQVPLLHMYRAARTAGVPLSALETLGPGIKGTFAVSSRTAALFDSYMSRAQASGPIEKATSDHLYQMYIARSYLSKLTNDEKAQARVTASEQVLAETHNNDLVPNVRKELAIVTADGNAVNEATAAAETRRLNGGKLSLREETLARAYEDVTLIVGPAGQRDQLLEFFDYLVHDSVAGFAKDFSKLQNWRMMYFGQVAYEPANDWSLSGPASPL; encoded by the coding sequence ATGCTTGACGATACCCAGCTTACACCGATGGCAGGACTGCGCCCGCTGTCGCTCGAAGAGCGCAGGCAACGCGCGGCCGCGATGGCTTGCCTCGACCCGTCGAAGAAGCCCGGCACGCCCGACTGCTCGCAAACGGTCTGGATTTCGGTCTTCTTTGATGGCACAGGCAACAATCGTTTCAACGACACACCGAAGCTCAAACACAGCAACGTCGCGCGGTTGTTCCTGACGCATCCGGAAAGCGATGACGAACTGGGTAAATACGCGATCTATGTTCCGGGTCTCGGCACGCCGTATCCGGAAATCGGCGAGCACGGCTACAGTACGATGGGGCTCGGCGTGGCGTCGGGCGGCGACGCACGGCTTGCGCGGGCGCGCGCCGATTTCGATAAGCTGGTTGCGAAAGCCAAAGCGCGCGCAAAGAATCCGACACAGCCGATCCGGATGATCAATCTGGCGCTGTTCGGTTTTTCGAGGGGCGCGGCGCTTGCGCGCGCATTTGCGATTCAAGTTGCAAAGGACTGTCGCCAGGGTGCGGGCGGCTGGACATATCAAGGGCATCCCATTCGGCTGTATTTCATGGGACTGTTCGATACCGTCGCTTCGGCGGGTGTGCCCGCAGGCGCCAAAACCTATGACCACAGTCCACTCGTCAGAATTGGGACCTATGTGATCTCGCCGTTGGCGGGCATTGGATTGTCCTTCACGAATAAAGACGGTCACTACGAGTGGGCGAAGGATCTGCGCATACCGGCAATGGTGGAACAGTGCGTCCATTACGTCGCCGCGCATGAAGTCAGAGATTCGTTTCCGCTCGATTCCGTGCGCGACGGGAAGCACTATCCGGCCAATGTTCACGAGGTCGTCTATCCGGGTGTGCATTCGGATGTCGGCGGCGGTTACGCGCCAGGGGAGCAGACGCGCGCCTTGAAGGACGAAGACAAACTCAGTCAGGTGCCTCTTCTACATATGTATCGCGCGGCGAGAACGGCGGGCGTGCCGTTGTCCGCGCTTGAAACATTGGGTCCGGGTATCAAGGGGACGTTCGCTGTCTCGTCAAGGACGGCGGCACTGTTCGACTCGTATATGAGCCGCGCGCAGGCGAGTGGCCCCATCGAGAAGGCGACGTCGGATCATCTCTACCAGATGTATATCGCGCGCAGCTATCTGTCTAAGCTCACGAATGACGAGAAAGCGCAGGCACGGGTGACAGCCTCCGAGCAGGTGCTTGCTGAGACCCACAATAACGACCTCGTGCCGAACGTCAGGAAGGAACTCGCCATTGTCACGGCGGATGGCAACGCGGTTAACGAGGCCACCGCCGCCGCGGAGACGAGGCGGCTCAATGGTGGAAAGCTCAGCTTGCGGGAAGAGACGCTTGCAAGAGCCTATGAAGATGTCACGTTGATCGTCGGACCTGCGGGCCAACGGGACCAATTGCTCGAATTTTTCGACTATCTGGTCCACGATTCCGTCGCCGGTTTCGCGAAAGACTTTTCCAAGTTGCAGAACTGGCGAATGATGTACTTTGGTCAAGTCGCTTATGAGCCGGCGAATGACTGGAGTCTGTCGGGGCCCGCATCGCCGCTTTAG
- a CDS encoding DUF3304 domain-containing protein encodes MESSSLTGCAKEPYELELVGYDYTNRALLDFAVNGISGGNIFLSTKTSGGGKYACCVRLDRSTKTPFMVDVEYMREALVAYPSDKIVEPADKDHLKARVEVKGPIPEKPAYLEVHFYPDGHIEGAISGDDGPSPPRLKLERRLPYVR; translated from the coding sequence GTGGAATCTTCAAGTTTGACGGGTTGCGCGAAAGAGCCGTATGAGCTCGAACTCGTGGGGTATGACTACACGAACCGGGCTTTGCTCGACTTTGCGGTGAACGGCATTTCGGGCGGCAACATATTCCTGAGCACAAAGACATCGGGCGGCGGCAAATACGCTTGCTGTGTCCGGCTCGATCGCTCGACGAAAACACCCTTCATGGTCGACGTCGAATACATGCGCGAAGCGCTGGTGGCCTATCCCTCGGACAAGATCGTCGAGCCCGCCGACAAGGACCATCTGAAGGCACGCGTCGAAGTCAAGGGGCCTATTCCTGAGAAACCTGCGTATCTCGAAGTGCACTTCTATCCGGATGGTCATATCGAAGGTGCGATTTCGGGTGACGACGGACCTTCGCCGCCGCGTTTGAAGCTCGAACGCCGCTTGCCCTACGTTCGCTGA
- a CDS encoding DUF4123 domain-containing protein, with amino-acid sequence MTADALEQEIVGFLARDAGQPLYAFVYGVAYPTLFSALAGRARGFPATSNIELVFDAPDDTGARQFGPFVIPIEPSRRDVVRELCEKCVEDPRGLSFIVSPLSLQRLVEAIRNRLDAVCDDGTEWQVKLFDTRVIPVLAQALTQAQLTSYLAMVDEWWYLDRKRSLQKVIHGFQANADHRSPLRLNDRQVSIFTDAGLTDSILYMLAQTDDDLLAMIDESTRYDIVANALHGATEREKNSSLLLADRARCALIAFCEEKLE; translated from the coding sequence ATGACGGCCGACGCGCTGGAGCAGGAAATTGTCGGTTTCCTTGCCCGCGACGCAGGCCAGCCGCTTTACGCCTTCGTATATGGCGTCGCCTATCCGACGCTTTTCTCTGCGTTGGCGGGCAGGGCGCGAGGCTTTCCGGCGACCTCGAATATCGAACTGGTGTTCGACGCCCCTGACGACACGGGTGCAAGGCAATTCGGACCGTTTGTCATCCCGATCGAACCGTCGCGACGGGATGTGGTACGCGAGCTATGCGAGAAATGTGTGGAGGATCCGCGCGGGCTCTCTTTCATCGTCTCACCGCTTTCGCTGCAACGGCTTGTCGAGGCAATCAGGAATAGACTGGATGCCGTGTGCGACGATGGAACGGAGTGGCAGGTCAAACTGTTCGACACGCGCGTGATACCCGTATTGGCACAGGCATTGACGCAAGCACAGTTGACGTCGTATCTCGCGATGGTCGACGAATGGTGGTATCTGGATCGCAAGCGCTCGCTTCAGAAAGTGATCCATGGGTTTCAGGCCAATGCGGACCACCGTTCGCCACTGAGGTTGAATGATCGACAGGTCAGCATCTTTACCGACGCGGGATTAACCGATTCGATTCTTTACATGTTGGCGCAGACGGATGACGACCTGCTTGCGATGATCGACGAGTCGACCCGCTACGACATCGTAGCCAATGCGCTGCACGGGGCGACCGAGCGGGAAAAGAACAGTTCCTTGCTGCTGGCTGACCGGGCACGTTGCGCACTGATCGCATTTTGTGAGGAAAAACTCGAGTGA